The window TTTACATACCGGGCATGCCACCGGGCATTCCGCCTGGCATTCCGCCTGGCATTCCGCCGCCGGGCATGGATGGTCCACCCTGATCATTTTTTTCCGGTTTCTCGGCTATCACTACTTCGGTGGTAAGCAGAAGCGCAGCAATGGAAGATGCATTCTGCAGTGCCGAACGGGTTACCTTGGCCGGATCTATTATGCCTTCATCTATCATGTTTACATACTGGCCGCTGTTGGCATCAAGTCCCTGGCCGGCAGGCAGGTTTTTAACCTTCTCTA of the Actinomycetes bacterium genome contains:
- the groEL gene encoding chaperonin GroEL (60 kDa chaperone family; promotes refolding of misfolded polypeptides especially under stressful conditions; forms two stacked rings of heptamers to form a barrel-shaped 14mer; ends can be capped by GroES; misfolded proteins enter the barrel where they are refolded when GroES binds; many bacteria have multiple copies of the groEL gene which are active under different environmental conditions; the B.japonicum protein in this cluster is expressed constitutively; in Rhodobacter, Corynebacterium and Rhizobium this protein is essential for growth), translated to EKVKNLPAGQGLDANSGQYVNMIDEGIIDPAKVTRSALQNASSIAALLLTTEVVIAEKPEKNDQGGPSMPGGGMPGGMPGGMPGGMPGM